Within Vicia villosa cultivar HV-30 ecotype Madison, WI linkage group LG1, Vvil1.0, whole genome shotgun sequence, the genomic segment GGAGAagcaacagattctttgagagacTGCAACACCTTTAACGGAGCTATGATGTAATCAACCCTACACAAGGCACAACATAAACAAAAAATCAATATTGTATAAATTAAAGTTAGATAAGGAATTAGGTTGGATATGACTGCAGGCAAGTCATTTTCATACCCCAGAAGACTAAATAAGTCCTGCTTGTTGCGAACTGCTGCTGCCATCAACTTTGACTTGTGTCCATATTTGTGAATATAATTGTAAGCCTTTGTGACCTgaaataataacaatattaataataatttcagGTATAAGCTTTATCAGTACTTAACATAACTTTTTCTATCATAGGTTTTTATTCTTGTCTGAAGCAAGATGGACTGCACATTCGCAcaccaaacattgctcacttaaATTAGACCAAAAAATGTAGCATATATCTATTTTGAAGTTTTGACCAAGAACTTTATTAGTTTCATTTCACAAAACTAAATCTAAATTCAAGTCACAGACTAAGAACAAGAATGGATGAGCTGTTCGGAACAACAGACCAATGCCAACCCGGGATCTTCTCCCCTCAGCTTGGCAGCTTCTATCTCTTCGTCATCAGAATGAGTACGTGCCCAGTCCTAAAAAATGACAGTTTAGATAAGATTCCTAAAAAAATGTTATTTGACACACATGAATCAAATATAAATAGAAATTACCCTAACGCGACCAACAAAAATTTGAATCACAGATGCACCGGCTTGAGCAGCAGCTGCAGCTTGGGCAAAGCTGTAGAACAAAATAAGTCCATAAAATGAGTAGTAGTGGATATAATGGGGATGGTTTCTCTCAAGGTAAATTTTCAGCGACATTATCACAAGTTTTGTATCTCTGCATAAAATTTCCCAAGCTTATATGTACAGCCTCAACCAATTATAAACTAGTTTAGAATTGTCAATGCAATAGAATAAAGATATCTAACTGGAGATTATCATTACAATAGAATATAGATACCAGACTAGAGAATATATCCGAAATGGTCGTCCAATTGGGGTCAAAAAAAGCAAATGATAACTTGTACACATTATTTACTTCTCGTATAATTCATGGCATTTAGAAATAATGTATGCAAAGTTTGAGAAGCATTCCTGAGAGAAATTGTTTTGTAAAAAATGATAGACCAGAGCCATTAAGCAATTTGCACACTGGATATATAGCAACGTACACAGCAGATATGACATCCTTGTATAAATCTTCTTTCAAATGTTAAGAAAAACAACCTGTAAACGAAAGTCAAATGTGTCTGTATGCCCTCGGATTCCAGCAATCTTGCAGCCTCTATTCcctaaattaaatgacaaacaagtcATGAGCGTACAAAGTATAGCACCAAAGACTTTGAATTCATCCGGGACTGCCATTCCTCTTTTCCAAATTACTCACTTGCCATGTTGAAGGAATTTTAAATAGCAGACGTTCATGAGGGACATTACTATCATTGTACAACTTCAACAGGTCATGCACCTGTAAAATTTATGAGCACAAGACGTGTAGTTTGTTAAGCATTGAGGATTCAAAAACTGTGAAGTTTGTTACTAAACAGATTAACAACTACATGGTGTCAAGAACTTCAAATTGTGTAAACATTTCAGAGTTTATGCAAACTCATATACAGATACTTATTTTCTTAATTTGAGGATTATTCACATGATAACGAGACACAATAAACTGAAAAGCACACTTGCCCTAAATCTGGTACCAAAGTCATAACTGTTTGCATAAATATTAGGGAGGTGCCATGACACTTACTCACGACTGAGGTAGACAACTTTATATGAACTTTGTAAATCTGAAACATTAGACGAAATTTGATTTGACAACTCATAAGAAATAAGGCATTGAACCACCAAAAGACCTCAACATTATAACCTCGTTTTCAAGAAGTGTAGCAAAATGGAAATTTAACATGAAGTACCTTCCTGATAATGCCTTGTGTGTCATAAGCAAGACGCGCATCCACTTCTGTTGAAACACGGCCAGGGACAAGCTTTGCCATGTCACTACCAACATTCACCAAAGCCTACTTATTTAAACATCGAATTCATGAAACAGAAACTGTAACTAGTTAATTGCCACCAAAAAATTTATatgataattaaaagaaaattaggtATTCTCCAGTAATGAACCTTGGTGGCGAAACAAGATAGTCTTGCATTAGGAATTTCAAGCCCGTAACATTCAGAATCAGCCAAAGCCATTTCCACAGCATTCTACAAgaagaattattaaaataaagtaaCTCGCTTACACTATTAGGTTGTTATATTGAGTGCGATCATGAAAGGCAGGAACGGAACTGACCCTGAAAATAGTATCTGGAAGACCGCATATCCCCAAAATAAGCGACGAACTGACAGTAGCAGCAGTTGGAGGAAACCTGTAGAGTGTAATGTATAGTAGTTCACAGTTCACAAATCAGATCAAAATCAAGCCTTCATTCAAATTCCGTGTAATTAAacacaaacaaattcaaaataaaaaaaatgttacttTTGGAAATCATCGAAGATAACGGTATCCGGAACGATCTCGCTGAAGGCGGAAACAGCGTCCAATTCAGTGATAACAGTGTCGGCGGAGGAAGCGCGAATTCGAGGGAAGGAGTTTTTGAAGTTGAAGAGAAGAGTTTGTGGCGGTGTGGGGCGGAGGAAGGAGAGGgatgttgttgtgtgaatggAAGATGAGGATGCGGGAGAGGAGGAGGAGAGAGATGCGTAAAGCGGAGTTTGCAAGGTAGCTGCCATTTCTGGAGTTTTAGAGATAAACACGGTGCTAACTCTCACACACTTAAGAGCTGGTTTCAATTTCAGAGCTTGAATTAATGATTAGTAATAAATAGTCAATTTTTGTCAACTAATCTTCTTAGTTGAGCACTGCCGTCTCCTTGAATTTGGTTAAAtatcacttatttattttattttatttttaaataaattaacatatCAAATAATGAAATTCAATACCATATCACttacttattttatatttttttaaataaattaacattaaaatataatttgcACTAAAGATACTGGTATCCAACTTAAATTCATAGGTATCAAAGAATTTACCATTTTCTTAATACTCTAAAAGCTATTTATAAATGAGAATTTTCCCTATGCCGTtaaaattgtttatttgttttcgtAAATGTATTTttggaagtatttttttttttaaaaattgattttttttgaaaacttaAAACATAGTAAAACTTGGAAAAGTCccaaaatcccaaattaattatCCATGCAGGGTTTTGAAAAtatctatggaatattatgttatattttcaaatcaattacaAATTGAAGATACAATTAGgagaaaagaaaatttgaaatttcagaAATCGATCAACATACACTTTTTCTTGGATGTAACCGTTCAAGAACGcattctttatatttttatattttatattgaaGACTTTGAAATTTATAAATCCatgaaatagttaaaaactttCTTATGACTTAACTACATGagcataagtttcatcaaaattTATGTCTTTTTATTGATTGTACCTTTTCGCAATAAGTTTTACTTTATTTTCATCAAATTTATTGCAAAGAAACTTATTTGATTCTAATCTTCAAATTAATCCTAAGTCTAAAAATGGATTCCTAAACATTGTTTCTCTTaaattgatttaactcttcttatATAGCAAAAAAATCCATCCATGAGAGATTCATTGTGTCCTTTTTCCCTCGTTTTCCAGTTAATGAAATCTGtcttaacataaaaaaaaaaaaaaaaaaattaaaaaaaaaaaagtacccCCTTAAATATACCTACTATCATCTTACATTGTTTTAGATTAGATTAGATATTATCCCCCTTCCAATTTTTATTGCTTTGTCACTCTTTTTATGCCTTAAAACTCCATTTCAAAAACTTATTTATTAATTCAATGCATCTGAATTTTAAAACACGATTTGGTCATTGAACAATCAATCAAACTAAATCAATTGTTGAAACACTGAATTAAACATCAACTTTAAAATGTAACTTGTTCGATACCCCTAATTCAAACATCCAATATTAACACTATCATGATATACTAGAACCCAATTGCTTTCATTTATGATTACTTTATTAGAAAGTTGTT encodes:
- the LOC131637706 gene encoding uncharacterized protein LOC131637706; translated protein: MAATLQTPLYASLSSSSPASSSSIHTTTSLSFLRPTPPQTLLFNFKNSFPRIRASSADTVITELDAVSAFSEIVPDTVIFDDFQKFPPTAATVSSSLILGICGLPDTIFRNAVEMALADSECYGLEIPNARLSCFATKALVNVGSDMAKLVPGRVSTEVDARLAYDTQGIIRKVHDLLKLYNDSNVPHERLLFKIPSTWQGIEAARLLESEGIQTHLTFVYSFAQAAAAAQAGASVIQIFVGRVRDWARTHSDDEEIEAAKLRGEDPGLALVTKAYNYIHKYGHKSKLMAAAVRNKQDLFSLLGVDYIIAPLKVLQSLKESVASPEEKYSFVRRLSPQSASRYTFSDEELIKWDQMRLASAMGPAAVQLLTSGLEGYADQAKRVEDLFGKIWPPPNV